From Anopheles funestus chromosome 3RL, idAnoFuneDA-416_04, whole genome shotgun sequence, a single genomic window includes:
- the LOC125771424 gene encoding uncharacterized protein LOC125771424: MEDAIMAVRASLQALMQPTPRVAIASSSNRVAASELRLPRISLPEFDGNEMQWATFRDTFEALIHNNTEVLDIQKFHYLRAALKGEAARLLDSIPLCSSNYSIAWKSLVDRYANEYLQKKRHLQAMFNMSRVQKESNAALHRLVDDFDRHVKMLHQLGEPTEQWSTILEYVLCTKLPEETLKNWEDHASTLDTPDYATLIDFLQRKMRILESISMNHQSTKESTHPNPVRRAPQQLSSCSSTTSNSKECPYCQHEHALSSCYKYCRLPLSERIQIANEKKVCNNCLRKGHWARNCLSSSRCKHCRDRHHTLLHRSNEPAGSKEGSPERPDSPKPKDRAYAQSLNVTETTERSEEVFLLTVRVNIVDADGKEHSVRALLDSASQASLMTERIARLLQIKRSPANVKVLGAGKVSRNVRECVFAEIRSKRQHFSCGVQFMLMDQITSHIPSENIAISHWCIPKGIELADPEFNKSQPIDLLIGAKHYYSFFPSAARVHLGPDLPSLIDSVFGWIVAGSAMLHYPANSQTIISNAVCMMSLEESMERFWKIESLVMKDGYSPEERRCEQLFQTTTTRDKDGRYIVRLPRHPDFGVRLGASKTSAKRRFELLEKRFVRNAKLKEEYHAFMKEYYELGHMRLVRDELPEPVESYYLPHHPVFKESSTTTKIRVVFDGSSKTTSGYSLNEALCVGPVVQDELLDQLLRFRTYRVALVGDIAKMYRQILLHPDDRPLVRIFFRFSTQQPVQIYELNTVTYGLAPSSFLATRALIQLADDEGDAYPRAGPALRKNFYVDDFIGGANSVEEATLLRDELAELLLKGGFELRKWTSNCPDVLRGLDESQIGTTSKMSFASHEAVKTLGISWVPQEDWLLFEGLCQPDTDIITKRSVLSTIAKMYDPLGMIAPIVIRAKMIMQEIWTYSCDWDDALPAGIVSKWKQLQQEIQSLSQYRMERYVLVPGARKIELHTFSDASTAAYGACTYVRCEEPGRVRVMLLASKSKVAPLKQLTVARLELCACVLAAHLHHRIKRAIATKIDASWFWTDSAICTAWIRAPPTTWKTFVANRVAEIQHFTSDAKWRHIAGVENPADLVSRGMEVLEFNNSMAWRHGPAWLAKPEDVWPMSDPTEPSEAIQEKKVLTAAVATCTNELFLRWSSFTRLVNVVGYCRRFIAMVPHLRRIRREGAMHSNEGNAHSSNSASPKVLSVLERAAAEDALLRLAQRESFAEELSDLQTGKQIRRQSQLRRLTPFLDEKGIIRVGGRLNLAQLPFQSKHPALLPKGHPLARLIAESYHKLLLHGGGRLLLSSIRERFWPLNGRMLVKAVVRNCIRCIRHHPAAAEQHTGQLPSGRLVPSRPFAVTGVDYAGPLYLKPAHRRAASLKAYLCVFVCFTTKAVHLELVGDLSTEGFLAALRRFTARRGVPEHIHSDNVGSSMTAIPDPELTHAHINTEQHLTKLQLLVQKFWKHWQKEYLQELQKDPRIAKNTDNIQPGRMVIVVDELLPTTRWPLARVVEVHPGADGLVRVVTLRTPKGIIKRPITKICPLPISSENVGA, translated from the exons ATGGAGGATGCTATAATGGCTGTGAGAGCAAGCCTCCAAGCACTAATGCAACCGACGCCGCGCGTAGCCATCGCGTCATCATCGAATCGCGTTGCAGCGTCGGAGCTAAGATTGCCAAGAATTTCGTTGCCTGAATTCGACGGTAATGAAATGCAATGGGCAACGTTTCGTGACACTTTTGAAGCACTTATTCACAACAACACCGAAGTGCTGGATATCCAAAAGTTTCACTATCTGCGAGCAGCACTGAAAGGAGAAGCTGCTAGGCTGCTGGATTCCATCCCGTTGTGTTCCTCAAATTACTCCATTGCATGGAAATCATTGGTCGATCGCTATGCCAATgagtatttacaaaaaaagaggcaTTTGCAAGCCATGTTCAACATGTCGAGAGTGCAAAAGGAATCCAATGCAGCACTGCATAGGCTGGTCGATGATTTCGACAGACATGTGAAAATGCTCCACCAGTTGGGTGAGCCAACTGAACAGTGGAGCACTATTCTGGAGTATGTGTTGTGCACAAAACTGCCTGAGGAAACGTTGAAGAACTGGGAGGATCATGCTTCCACGCTCGATACACCTGACTACGCAACGCTAATAGATTTCCTACAAAGAAAAATGCGGATATTAGAGTCCATATCGATGAATCATCAGTCTACGAAGGAAAGTACTCACCCGAATCCCGTGCGGCGCGCCCCGCAGCAGCTTTCTTCCTGCTCTTCCACTACGAGCAATTCTAAAGAGTGCCCATATTGCCAACACGAGCATGCCCTGAGCAGTTGTTACAAGTATTGCCGCCTTCCACTGTCTGAGCGTATTCAGATTGCAAATGAGAAGAAGGTTTGCAATAACTGCTTACGGAAGGGCCATTGGGCAAGAAATTGTCTTTCGTCTTCCCGATGCAAGCATTGCCGTGACAGACATCACACTCTTTTGCACCGCTCCAATGAACCAGCAGGATCGAAAGAAGGGTCACCGGAACGTCCCGATTCACCGAAGCCGAAGGATCGCGCATACGCTCAGTCGCTCAACGTTACCGAGACGACGGAGCGTTCAGAGGAGGTGTTTCTGCTAACTGTGCGAGTGAACATCGTAGATGCTGACGGCAAGGAGCATTCGGTGCGTGCTCTTCTAGACAGTGCGTCGCAAGCGAGCCTGATGACCGAAAGGATTGCCAGATTGCTGCAGATAAAACGGTCTCCAGCTAACGTCAAAGTATTGGGAGCTGGTAAGGTATCTCGCAATGTTcgtgaatgtgtgtttgctgaGATTCGGTCGAAAAGACAGCATTTCAGTTGTGGCGTACAATTTATGTTGATGGACCAAATAACCTCTCATATTCCTTCAGAGAACATAGCTATTAGCCACTGGTGTATCCCGAAAGGAATTGAGCTAGCTGATCCGGAATTTAATAAATCACAGCCAATCGATTTATTAATAGGCGCGAAGCACTACTATTCGTTTTTCCCTAGTGCTGCACGAGTGCACTTGGGTCCTGACCTTCCATCATTGATTGACAGCGTGTTTGGCTGGATTGTAGCGGGTTCGGCAATGTTGCATTACCCTGCTAATTCGCAGACAATTATTTCCAACGCTGTTTGCATGATGTCACTGGAAGAAAGCATGGAACggttttggaaaatcgaatcTTTGGTAATGAAAGATGGATACTCGCCCGAAGAACGCAGATGTGAACAGCTATTTCAGACAACCACGACGAGAGATAAGGATGGTCGGTACATCGTCCGTTTGCCGCGTCATCCTGACTTTGGGGTACGATTAGGTGCATCCAAAACAAGTGCAAAACGTCGATTCGAGCTGTTGGAGAAACGTTTCGTTAGAAATGCCAAACTGAAGGAAGAGTATCACGCATTTATGAAGGAGTACTACGAGTTGGGGCATATGCGTTTGGTCCGCGATGAGCTGCCGGAGCCAGTTGAGTCGTACTATCTGCCCCACCATCCCGTGTTCAAAGAGTCGAGCACTACAACGAAAATCAGAGTCGTGTTTGACGGCTCTTCGAAAACTACAAGCGGTTATTCCCTTAATGAGGCTCTCTGTGTGGGACCAGTGGTGCAGGACGAGCTGCTTGATCAACTTTTGCGTTTTCGCACCTACAGAGTGGCTTTGGTAGGCGACATAGCAAAGATGTACCGGCAGATATTGCTTCATCCTGATGATCGTCCATTAGTGCGAATCTTCTTTCGATTTTCGACGCAGCAACCAGTCCAGATTTATGAGCTGAATACGGTTACCTATGGACTGGCACCATCATCGTTCCTTGCTACGCGTGCTCTGATTCAGCTGGCGGATGATGAGGGTGACGCATACCCACGAGCGGGTCCGGCTTTGCGAAAGAACTTCTACGTAGACGATTTCATCGGAGGAGCGAACTCGGTAGAAGAGGCTACGTTGCTACGAGATGAGTTAGCTGAGTTGCTACTTAAAGGCGGATTTGAGCTACGCAAATGGACCTCTAATTGTCCTGATGTTCTGCGCGGACTCGATGAGTCGCAAATTGGAACAACTTCCAAGATGAGCTTCGCTTCCCATGAAGCCGTGAAGACACTTGGGATCAGTTGGGTTCCACAAGAAGATTGGTTGCTATTTGAAGGATTGTGTCAACCAGATACCGATATCATCACAAAGCGATCTGTACTTTCCACCATCGCTAAAATGTATGATCCGCTGGGAATGATAGCTCCGATAGTCATTCGGGCAAAGATGATAATGCAGGAAATATGGACGTACTCGTGTGATTGGGATGATGCCCTGCCAGCAGGCATCGTTAGTAAGTGGAAGCAGCTTCAACAGGAGATCCAATCCCTTTCACAGTACCGTATGGAAAGATACGTATTGGTTCCCGGCGCACGTAAGATTGAGCTGCACACCTTTTCCGATGCTTCAACAGCAGCTTATGGTGCATGCACGTATGTACGGTGTGAAGAGCCGGGACGAGTTCGGGTGATGCTTCTAGCATCTAAGAGTAAGGTAGCACCCTTAAAGCAGCTAACGGTTGCCAGACTAGAGTTATGTGCCTGCGTCCTTGCAGCACATTTGCACCATCGAATAAAAAGGGCGATCGCTACGAAAATTGATGCGTCATGGTTTTGGACCGATTCAGCTATCTGCACGGCGTGGATTAGGGCGCCTCCAACCACGTGGAAAACGTTTGTCGCCAACCGTGTGGCTGAGATACAGCATTTTACGAGTGACGCAAAGTGGCGACACATAGCTGGAGTCGAAAATCCCGCAGATCTGGTGTCACGCGGGATGGAAGTGTTGGAATTCAACAACAGCATGGCATGGAGACATGGGCCAGCATGGTTGGCGAAACCAGAGGATGTTTGGCCTATGTCTGATCCAACGGAGCCTTCTGAGGCAATTCAAGAGAAGAAGGTCTTAACAGCCGCCGTTGCGACGTGTACCAACGAGCTGTTCTTGCGTTGGTCATCATTCACTCGCCTGGTAAATGTCGTAGGTTATTGTCGACGTTTCATTGCCATGGTGCCACATCTGCGGCGCATAAGACGTGAAGGAGCCATGCATTCCAACGAAGGCAATGCGCATTCCAGTAATTCCGCATCTCCGAAGGTGTTGAGCGTTCTTGAGcgagcagcagcggaagaCGCTTTATTAAGGCTTGCTCAGCGTGAGTCTTTCGCGGAAGAGTTGAGTGATCTGCAAACGGGGAAACAAATTAGAAGGCAGTCACAGTTACGTCGACTTACCCCATTTTTGGACGAAAAGGGCATCATCAGAGTTGGTGGCCGATTGAACTTGGCGCAGCTACCCTTTCAGTCGAAGCATCCCGCGTTGCTGCCTAAGGGCCACCCATTGGCTCGATTAATTGCAGAGAGCTACCACAAGTTGCTGCTACATGGTGGAGGACGTTTGTTGCTGTCATCCATAAGGGAAAGATTTTGGCCCTTGAACGGAAGAATGTTGGTGAAAGCCGTGGTGAGGAATTGCATCCGATGTATTCGTCATCATCCTGCGGCAGCAGAGCAGCATACTGGTCAACTGCCCTCTGGTAGATTAGTCCCGAGTCGTCCGTTTGCGGTCACAGGAGTGGATTACGCAGGCCCATTGTATCTAAAGCCTGCGCATCGGCGGGCTGCATCGCTGAAGGCATAtttgtgtgtctttgtgtgtTTCACAACCAAGGCGGTTCATCTAGAGCTAGTGGGTGATCTTTCAACCGAAGGGTTTCTCGCTGCTCTACGGAGATTTACGGCGAGGAGAGGTGTTCCGGAGCACATCCATTCGGACAACG TAGGTTCATCGATGACGGCGATACCAGATCCGGAActaacgcacgcacacataaacacCGAACAGCACTTGACCAAACTTCAACTACTGGTTCAGAAGTTTTGGAAACACTGGCAGAAGGAATACTTACAAGAACTGCAGAAGGACCCACGCATCGCTAAGAACACGGATAACATTCAACCGGGGCGAATGGTTATCGTAGTGGACGAGCTGCTGCCAACTACTCGCTGGCCGCTTGCACGAGTCGTAGAGGTTCACCCCGGCGCGGATGGATTAGTACGCGTAGTCACGTTGCGAACACCTAAGGGAATTATAAAACGTCCGATCACGAAGATCTGTCCCTTACCAATATCCAGTGAAAATGTAGGAGCATAA